The Pseudonocardia sp. HH130630-07 DNA window GGCGAGGTGCGCCGGGTCCAGGTGCGGGTACGGCCGGAACAACCGCCGCGCCCGGCCGCTGTCGTGGTCGTAGAACCAGGTCACGCCGGGGTCGCGGTCGTGGTTGAAGTCCGCGACCCAGCGCGTCCCGGTCGAGTCGCAGGAGACGTGGGCCAGGTCGCCGTCGGACAGCTCCTCGAGCCGCGGCAGGATCTCGGCGAACTGCGGGTCCAGGGCGTGGATCACCTGTCGCGCGCCCAGATAGCGCGCACCGAGCAGCGCCCCGGAGACCGGGTGCAGGATCAGCGAGGTCGGGAACCGCGTGTCCGCCTCCGGGCGCGGGGTGTCCAGGTCGTACACCGGGTGGCTGTCGACCCCGGTCTGCTCGCCGGTGGTCAGGTCCACCCGGACCAGCCGGGTCCGGTCCGAGCCCCGGGCCGAGCCGATCAGCAGCCCGTTCCCGTCCGTGGTGAGGACGCCGGGGGCGATCCCGAACAGGTGGTCCCGGCCGGAGAAGCGGGCGATCGGGGCGCCGATGCCACCGTCCCAGGCGGAGAGCACGTGGTCGCCGTCGTCCTCCATGGTGAAGACGAACATCCGGCCCTGCGACGCGACGATCCAGTTCAGCACGTCGCCGGGGTTCTCCGCGAGCAGCGTGACGCGGCCGGTCGCCAGGTCGATCTCGTGCAGGTCGATGAGGTCCGGGCGGCGCGCGTTCAGCCCGGCGAGCACCGTGCCCGGGCGGTCGGACGGCAGCTGCATGGCGAGCAGGCGGACCCCGGGGAACGGCGTCAGGTCGACCGTCGGCTCGTCGGGCCGGTCGATGTCGGCCCGGTGCAGGTGGTGGTTCTCGTCGCCGTCGGTGTCCTGGGTGAACAGCACGTAGCGCGAGTCCGCGGTCCAGAAGAAGGTGTCGATGTTGCGGTGGGCGTCGGAGGTGACCCGCCGGGCGTCCGGGGCGTCGGCGTCCGGGGTGCCGGCGTCCCAGTCCGAGTCCACGTCGCGGACGTAGACGTTGAGCCGGTCCCGCCAGGGCGCCAGGTAGGCGACCCGGGTGCCGTCCGGGGAGAGCCGGGCGCGGGAGCGGGTGGGCAGGTCGAAGAACTCCTCGGCGGTGACGAGCGGTGCCGGTGCCATCGTGATCGGGCCTTCCTGCTGGGCGTCGTGGACGATCCCGAGTGAAGACTCCGACGTCGGGTCGGCCTCAAGCCTGCGCCGGGTGATCGTCGTCACCGCCGGGGTGCGATCCCGCTACCGCGGACGGGGCGCTGTTGGTTGGATACGTGCAGCGCACGCCAGGAGGAGGACCGGTGACCCAGCGGTGAGCACGGTCGACGGCGCCGTCGCCGCCGGGGGGCGGGCCGGGCTCTTCGCGAGCGCGTGCGTGCGGATCTGCGACGGCGGCCCGGGCGGCCCCGTGGTCGGGACCGGATTCCTCGTCGGGCCGGATCTCGTCGCGACCTGCGCGCACGTCGTCGCCGAGGCCCTCGGTGGCCGCGCCGACGCCGCGGAGCCACCGCCCGGGATGGTCGCACTGGACTTCGCGATCCTGGGGGAGGAGCCCGGCTCGCGCACCGCGCGCATCACCCGCTGGTCGCCGATCGCTCCCGACGGCCGGGGCGACGTCGCCCTGCTGCGCCTCGACGAGCCGGCGCCGCCCGGTGCGCTGATGCCGCCGCTGCGCGGTGGCGACGGGTCGCGCTGGGACCACCGGTTCCGCATCTTCGGGTTCCCCGAGGGGCAGGACGACGGGGTCTGGACCACCGGCCGGATCCGCGCCGTGCAGGGGACCGGCTGGCTGCAGCTGCAGGGCACGCCGGGCGACCACCCGGTCGAGGGCGGGTTCTCCGGTTCCCCGGTGTGGGACGACGAGACCGGTGCCGTGATCGGCATGACGGTCGCGGTCGACCGGGTCACCGGGGTCACCACTGCCTACGTCGTCCCCGCCGCCGACGTGCTCGGGCTCGACCCGGAGCTGTTGCCCTGCCCGTACCGGGGGGCCGAGCCGTTCGACGAGGAGCACGCCGAGGTGTTCTTCGGCCGTGACCGCGAGCTGGAGCGGCTGCGCCGGGCCCTCGACGACGGCCCGGTCGTGGCCGTCGCGGGCCCGTCGGGGGCGGGCAAGTCGTCGCTGGTCCGGGCCGGGCTGGTGCCAGGGCTGCGGCGCGCCGGGGTGCCGGTGGCGGCGGTCGCCCCGGACCCGCCGGAGGACGTGCTGGTGGCGCTCGCCGCCGCGGTGCAGCTCCTGGCCACGCCGGGCACCGCCCCGGCCCGGCTGGAGCTGGACGCGACCCGGATCGGCGGGGCACTGGCCGGTGCCGCCACCCGGGCCGGCGGCGTCACCGAGCTCGCCGCGGCGCTGTCCGGCAGCGACCGGGTCGTGCTGCTGCTCGACCAGTTCGAGGAGCTGATCGAGATCGCCCCGGAGCGCGCCCGGGACGTGCTCGACGTGCTCGCCGCGCTGGTCGGCGCGCCCGGCGCGGACCGGCTGCGGGTGCTGCTCACCGTCCGCGCCAGCGCGTTGGAGGAGGTGCTGACGCCGGACACCGCGGCGTTGCTCGGTTCGGGCACGGTGCTGGTCGGGCCGCTCGACCCGCCCCGGCTGCGCGAGACGGTGGAACGCCCGGCGGCCGTCGCCCCCGGGCTGCGGTTCGCCGACGGCCTGGTCGACCGGATCCTGGCCGACGCCGATCCGGGGCCCGGTCAGCTGCCGCTGGTGCAGTCGCTGCTCGTGCAGCTGTGGCACCGGCGCGACGGAGGGACGCTCACCTGGGCGGCCTACGAGACCGCCGGCGGCGTCGCCGGGGCGCTCGCCCGGCACGCGGACCGGGCCGCGGGCGCCGTCGCCGTCGGGCCGGCGGCGGACCGGGAGCTCGACGCGCTGCTGGTGCGTCTGGTGGCGGTCGGCCGGGACGGGGTGCCGATCCGGCGTGCGGTCCGTTACCGCGACCTGCCCGGCGGGCAGCGTGCGCTGGTGGCCCCGCTGGCGGCGCACCGGCTGGTGACACTGTCCGGGCAGGGCGATGCCGCCGTCGTGGAGACCGCGCACCAGTCGCTGGCCACCCACTGGCCGCGGCTGCGCCGGCTGGTCGAGCACGACCGCGACTTCCTGACCTGGCGCACCGAGCTGGACGCGGCCCGCCAGCGCTGGCTGGCCGCGGAGCGCGACGACGACGCGCTGCTCCGTGGCTCGGCGCTGGGCGCCGCACAGCGGTGGCACGACCGGCGCGCCGACCTCACCGGCGAGGAGTCGGACTACCTGGACCGCAGCCGGGACCGGCGCCGCCGGGAGGTCCGGCGCCGCCGGATCGGGGCCGGTGCGCTCGCCGTCGCGGTCGCCGTGGCCGTGACGCTGACGGTCGTCGCCGTGCAGGGTTCGGTCGCCGAACGGGCCAGGGCGACGGCGGCGGCGCTCGCCGCCGAGTCCGGCGCACGTGCCGCGGCGGACCCGGCACTGGCCGCGGAGCTGGCCGCGACGGCGTGGGCCACCGATCCGGACGAGCCCGGCGCCCGGGCGGCACTGGTCGACCGTTACGTCGAGACCACCGGCGTCGACGGGTACGTCGCCCCCGCCGGCTCCGGGCGTGGCGCCGCGTCGGTCTCCGCCGCGGGGTCCGGCGCGGGAGCCGCGTTGCTGGTCGTCGGGGCCGATCCGGCGGCGTCCGGTGTGGACGCGGTGGTGAGCGGCGTGCTGGGCCCGCACCCGCAGCGCAGGCCCCTGCCCGCCGACCGGTACGACGGCTGGCACCTCTCGGCCGACGGCCGTCACCTCGCACTGCACCGCACCGACGGCGGTATCGAGCTGCTCGACCTGACCGCGCCACCGGACGCCGCCCCGGTCGTGCTGGCCGGGCCGGGGAACGCCGGTGTGGCCCGCTTCGGCCCGGACGGCCGGACCCTCGCCTGGGCCGACCGTGCCCCCGACGGCCCGCGGGTACACCGCTACGACGTCGGCACGCGGACGGTCCGGACCGTGCCCGCACCGCTCGGCCCGGAACCGGTCACGGTCTACCCGCTCGCCCGCCCCGAGCAGGTGATCGTCCGTGCCGCGGGCGGCCCCGCCCGGCTCCTCGACCTCGGCAGCGGCGCCGAACTGGCGTCGGTGCCCGCGGACACCCGGGTCCATCCGGCGGACGGCCGGCCCTACCGGCTCGACTGCACCCCGGCGTCGGCGGATCCCGGCTCGGTCACGCGGGTGACGGTCCGGGAGGTGGGTGTCGATCCGCCGGTCCGGACGATCGCGCTGGACGAGAGCCGGCGGGACTGCGACTTCCTGCGGGTCAGCGCCGAGGGCCGCTGGCTGCTCACCGCCGAACCGGTGGCCGCGGGCCTGCAGCGGTGGCGGGCGGTGGAGCTCGGCACCGGCCGTGCCGTGCAGTTCGCGGTCCCGCAGCTCGAGGCGACGAGCTGGAACAACCCGGACACGGCACTCGGCATCACCCTGGCCCCCGGCGCCGACGGCAGTCCGGTCGCGTTCGTCGCCGCGGGCTCGGCGGTGCTGCGGGCCCCCACCGTGCCGGCGCCCGTCGAGCGGGGGACCCGGTACCCGGTCACCGGATCGGACACGGTCGTCACCGTCGTCGCGGAGGACGCGACCGGGCGCCGGGACGTCGTCTCGCGCGATGCGTCCGGTCGCGAGCTCGCCCGGCGGCCCGGGCTGGTCGGCGGCGCGGCCCGGTGGCAGGTCGGCGAGGACCTCTGGCTGCTCGACCGCGATCCCCGGGGCTGGACGGCCACCTCCTACGACCCGGGGACGCTCCGGGAGGAGCGGGTGCTGCGGCTGCCGCCGGTCCCGACCGAACGGTTGGGGGTGTTCACCTCGGTGGTGGCCGACGGCGACGGCCGGACCACCGGTGTCGTCGGTGTCGCCGGCGGCACCCTCGCCGCGTGGGACGCGGCGGGCACCGCACTGGGTGCCCCGTTTCCGATCGCCGCCACACCGGAGGACGCCGACCGCTACCGCACGTCGGCGCGGGTGGTGGGGCGGCCCGGTCATCCGGGCCAGGCGCTGGTCGGTACCGCCGGTGACCAGATGACCCTCTGGGACGTCCCCGGCCGCCGGGAGCTGGCCCGGTTCCCGATCCGGCCCACCGACCCGGTCGTCGTTGGCGACGACCGGGTGGTCGCCGCCGGCGGGCCGGGCACGATGCGGGTCTGGGACCTCGCCGCCGTCGACGCCGGGAGCGGTCCCGGGGAGCCGTCGGTCCTGCCGCTGGCCGACGGTCAGCAGCCGGACGGGTTCCTGGCCGACGGACGGCTCGTGACGAAGCCGGGGGGAGCGGCGCCGGGCCGCACGCTGGTCCACGACCTCGACCGGCGTGCGGTGGTCGCGGCGCTCCCGGCGCCCCCGGCCGGCGTCGTCGCGCACGGCCGGGAGCTGAGCTACGACGCGCGGCTCGGGAACCTGCCGGTCACGTTCTCGGTCGATCCGGAGCGCTGGGTGGCGGGTGTGTGCCGGGTCGTGCCGCCCGAACCGTCCGCGGCGATCCGCCCGCTGGCGCCGGGCGCTGCGGATCCCTGCCCGTGACCCGGAGCACGCCACCACCCCCGGTCGTCCGGGGTTGGTTAGCCTCTCCTCAGTGAGGCCGGTGCCGGTACAGCTGAGGAGTCGCCCGTGTCCGTGAACCCGTTCGACGACGAGGACGGAACGTTCTACGCCCTGGTGAACGCGGAGGGGCAGTACTCGCTGTGGCCGCAGTTCGCCCCCGTCCCCGACGGGTGGGACGTCGCGCACGGCCCGGCCGGCCGGGCCGCCTGCCTGGCCCACGTCGAGGAGCACTGGACCGACCTCCGACCGCGGAGCCTGGCCGAACGGACGGGCTGACCGGGCGGCGTCGATGTCCGGTGTGTCCGGAACGACACTGATCGATCTTCCTTCTGTACGGGCGTGCCATTTAGGTTAGGCACACCTGATGGTCGACGAGTGCCGACCGTCCCCCCGGCGGAAGGACCTCATGATCTGCGCACGTCGACTGGCCGTCGCCGCCGTCTCGGTGGTGTCCGTCGGACTACTCGCCGCCTGTTCCACGCCCGGCCCGGACCCGGCCGCGGGTGGTGACGGCGGCACCCGGGTCGTCGAGCACGCGCTCGGCAGCACCGAGGTGCCGGCCGACCCGACCCGGGTCGCCACGGTCGCCTGGTCCAACCACGAGGTCCCGCTGGCGCTCGGCGTCGTCCCGGTCGGGATGGCCGCCGCGAACTTCGGCGATGACGACGGCGACGGCCTGCTCCCGTGGGTGGCCGACCGTCTCCGGGAGCTGGACGCGCCGGCCCCGGTGCTCTTCGACGAGACCGACGGCATCGACTTCGAGGCGGTGGCCGAGACCCGGCCCGAGGTCATCCTGGCCGGGTACTCCGGACTGACCCAGGAGGAGTACGACCGGCTCAGCGAGATCGCACCGACGGTCGCCTACCCGGAGACCGCGTGGGGCACCCCGTGGCGGGAGACGATCCGGATCAACGCGGCCGGGATGGGCCGGGAGGCCGAGGGCGCCCAGCTCGTCGCGGACCTGGAGCGCCGGATCACCGAGGCGGCCGCCTCGGCGCCGGAGCTGGCGAGCCGGCCGGCGATGTTCCTGACCCACGTCGACACCACCGACCTGAGCCAGGTCAGCTTCTACACCACGCACGACACCCGGACGCAGTTCTTCACCGACCTCGGCATCCCGCTGCCGGAGAGCCTGGTCGCGGCGTCGGCGGAGACCGAGGCGTTCTCCTCGACCGTCAGCACCGAGCAGGCCGACGCGTTCTCCGACGTCGGCGTGATCGTCACCTACGGCGGGGACGAGCTGCGCCAGGCGCTGCGCGCCGACCCGGTCCTGTCGCAGATGCCGGCCGTCGCGCAGGACGCGATCGTCACCCTGCCCGGCGCGGCGCCGGTGGGTACCGCCGCGAACCCGACGCCGCTGGCGATCCCCTACATCCTCGACGAGTACGTCGGGCTTCTCGCCGGGGCCGGGTCGGCCGGGCGGTGACCGCGGCCCCGGAGGCCGCGGCCCGGGCCGCCGCACGGGCCGGGCGACCGCGGCGGATCCGCGTCGCGGGCCTGGTCGGTGTCCTCGTCGTGCTGCTCGCCGCGGGCTGGCTCTCGGTCGCCGTCGGTGCCCGGGTCGTCGGCACCGACGCGGTGCTCGCCGCGCTGGGAGGGTCGGCCGAGGGCTTCGACCAGGCGGCCGTGGCGAAACGCATCCCGCGCACGGTGCTGGCGATGGCCGCGGGGGCGGCGCTCGGCGTCGCGGGTGCGGTGATGCAGGGCGTCACCCGCAACCCGCTGGCGGACCCGGGCATCCTCGGGGTCACCATGGGCGCCTCGCTGGCGGTGGTGACCGGGCTCGCGTTCTTCGGGCTGGCCTCCGCGGGCAGCGTCGTCTGGGTGGCCATCTGCGGCGCGGCGGTGACCGCCGTGTTCGTCTACGTCGTCGGGTCGATGGGCCGCGGCGGCGCCACCCCGCTCACGCTCGCACTCGCCGGAGCGGCGACGACGGCGGCGCTGGCGTCGCTGGTCACCGCGGTGGCGCTGCCCCGCGGAGACATCTCGGCGAACGTCCGGTCCTGGCAGGTCGGCGGGGTCGGCGGCGGGACCTGGGAGGCGCTCCTGCGGATCTGGCCGTTCCTCGCGGTGGGCCTGCTCGTGTGCCTGCTCGCCGCGCGGGCGCTGAACACGCTGGCCCTGGGCGACGAGCTGGCCGCCGGCCTGGGGGAGCGTGTGGTGGCGGCCCGGGCCGTCGCCGCGGCCGGGGCGGTCGTGCTCTGCGGAGCGGTCACCGCCGTCACGGGGCCGATCGGCTTCGTCGGTCTGGTCGTGCCGCACGCCTGCCGGCTGCTCGTGGGTGTCGACCACCGCTGGCTGCTGCCGTTCTCCGCGGTGGCCGGGGCGGCCCTGCTGACCCTCGCCGACGTCGCCGGACGGGTCGTCGCCCCGCCGTCGGAGGTCGCCGTCGGCATCGTCACCGCGTTCCTCGGTGCACCGGTGTTCATCTGGATCGTCCGTCGGCAGAAGGTGCGAGAGCTGTGACCGTCACCCGTTCCGGACCGGCCCCGGCGACGGTCGCGGCCGTCGCCGGGGCGCGCCGTCGCCGGTCCCGGCACCGGCGGGTCGTCGTCGGTGTGCTGACCGCGACGGTCATCGTCGTCTTCACCGTGGGCCTGATGGTCGGCGACCGGTTCGTCCCCCTCGGCGACGTCCTCGCGGTCGTCGCCGGAGCCGATCTCCCCGGGACGAGCTTCACCGTCGGCCGGCTGCGTCTGCCGCGCGGCGTGCTCGCGATCCTGGTCGGGGCCTGCTTCGGCCTCGGCGGCGTCGCGTTCCAGACCATGCTGCGCAACCCGCTGGCCAGCCCGGACATCATCGGGATCTCGGCCGGGGCGAGCACCGCGGCCGCGTTCGCGATCGTCGTCCTCGGTCTCGGGGCGACCGCCGTCTCGGTGTTCGCGATCGTAGCGGGCCTCGCGGTCGCGCTGCTGATCTACCTGCTGGCCTTCCGCGGCGGTGTCGCCGGGACCCGGCTGATCCTGGTCGGTATCGGCATCGCGGCCATGCTGACCAGCCTCACCGACTACATCCTGGCCGGAGCGGCCCAGTGGGACCTGCAGGAGGCACTGCGCTGGCTGACCGGCAGCCTGAACGGGGCGAGCTGGGGCCGGGTCCTGCCCGTGCTGATCGCGCTCGGGTGCCTCGGGCCGGTGCTGCTGTCCCGCACCCGCGACCTGTCCGCGACCCAGCTCGGTGACGACACCGGCGCGGCCCTGGGCGTCCGGGTGGGCCGGGCCCGGCTGGTGGTCGTGGTCGCAGCCGTCGGGCTGGTGGCGTTCGGCGCCGCCGCGACCGGGCCGATCGCGTTCGTGGCGTTCCTGTCCGGGCCGATCGCGGCCCGGATCGTCGGGAACCGGGGCTCGCTGATGGTCCCGGCGGCCCTGGTCGGCGCGTTGCTGGTGCTCGGTGCCGATCTGCTCGGCCAGCACGCGCTCGCGCTGCGCTATCCGGTCGGGGTGGTCACCGGCGTGCTCGGTGCGCCCTACCTGCTCTACCTGATCGTCCGTTCCCACCGCGCCGGAGCCGCTCTGTGACCACCGACCACACCCTCGCCGTCCGGGACGTCACCCTCGGCTACGGGGACCGGACCGTCGTCTCCGGGCTCGACCTCACCGTCCCGCCCGGTGCGGTGACCGCGATCGTCGGCGCCAACGCGTGCGGGAAGTCGACGCTGCTGCGTTCGATGTCGCGGCTGCTCGCACCGCGCTCGGGGCACGTGCTGCTCGACGGCCGGGCCGTGCACCGGATGCCCGCGAAGCAGCTGGCCCGCACGCTCGGCCTGCTGCCGCAGTCCCCGTCCGCGCCCGAGGGGATCACGGTGAGCGATCTCGTCGGCCGGGGACGGCACCCGCACCAGGGGATCCTGTCGCGCTGGAGCGGGACCGACGACCTCGCGGTGGCCGAGGCGCTGGAGGTGACCGGCACCGTCGAGCTCGCCGAACGGCCGGTGGACGAGCTGTCCGGCGGCCAGCGCCAGCGCGTGTGGATCGCGATGGCGCTGGCCCAGCGGACCGACCTGCTGCTGCTGGACGAGCCGACGACCTTCCTCGACGTCAACCACCAGATCGAGGTCCTGGACCTGCTGACCGATCTCAACCGGCGGCGCGGCACCACCGTCGTGATGGTGCTGCACGACCTGAACCTGGCCGCGCGCTACGCCGACCACCTGGTGGCGATCGCCGACGGCGGCGTGCACGCGGCCGGCACGCCGGCCGCGGTCCTCACCGAGGACGTCGTCCGGGCGGTGTTCGGCATGGAGAGCCGCATCATCACCGATCCGGTCTCGGACAAGCCGCTGATGCTGCCCCTGGGACGGCACCACACCGTCGCCCGGTCCTAGCCGCCCGACGGGCGCCCGGTGCCGTGCGCCCGCAGACTCGGTCCATGGAGCACACTGTTCTGGAGCCGGTCGGCGCGGTCGTCGGGGGGTTCGCGGTGCCCGATGCCGACGCGGCCGCCGTCGCGTCGGTGCGACGGCTACTGGCCGAGCACGGGGTGGTCGTCCTGCCCGGTCAGCACGGACTCGGCGACGACGACTTCGTGGCCTACCTGCGGCGGTTCGGTGGTCTCGCGTTCACCGCGGGGGAGACGCCGGTCCCCGGCTTCCCGGACCTGAACGTGGTGAGCAACGTCGGGCGTACCACCCCGCCGCGCAGCACCTTCCACGTCGACACCAGCTACCTCGCCCGGCCGCCCGCCTACACCGCGTTGCGCGCCGTGCAGGTGCCGGCCCGCGGTGGTGCCACCCAGTTCAGCAACCAGTACCGGGCCTACGACACGCTCCCGGACGAGCTGCGGGACCGGCTCGCCGGGCGGACGATCCGGCACGTCGTCACCGGGCTCGGACCGCAGGACGCCGGCCCGGAGACCGAGGCCGAGCACCCGGTGTTCCGCCGCCACCCCGAGTCCGGGCGGGTCGCGCTGTACCTGTCGGCCCCGGCCCGGTGCGTGGCGATCAGCGGGCTGACCGACGGGGAGTCGCGGCGGATCGTCGCGGAGCTGTTCGCGCACTCGACACGGCCCGGCAACGTGCTGCGCCACGCCTGGTCCCCGGGGGACGTCGTGATGTGGGACAACGCGTGCGTGCTGCACCGTGCCGACCACTCCGACGTCGTCGGGGACCGGGTGCTGCACCGGGGCATGGTCGCCGGGGGAGTCCCGCTGGCGGCGTGAGCATCACCCGTCGAGGGCGCGCGTGGCGAGCGAGGTGAAGAGCTCGTCCACGGGGATACCGGCGGCCTCCGCCATGGTGACGACCACCGAGGTGCGCGCGAACGAGCAGTACAGGCCGGCCTCGACGAACCACGGCCGGTTCCCCGGGTCCACCCGGAAGTCGAACAGCCCGTAGTGCCGGCACCCCAGCGCCCGGTACGCCCGCAGCGCCGCCTCGTGCACCGGCGCGGTGACCGGGTCGCCGAGGTCGACGATCCAGGACCGGGAGTCCTTCGCGACCAGTCCCAGATCGCCGCGGTCGTCGCGGGCGAGCTTGTCCGCGGCCAGCCGGATCGGCTTGTCCGCGGCGTCCATCCGGTACTCCTCCAGCGGGAGGCAGACCGGGCCGTCCCCGGTGTCGACGAAGGCGCACCGCACCTCGCGGCCCAGCGGTACGAACGTCTCGACCAGCGCGCGCTCGCCGTGCCGGTGTGCCTGCGCCAGCGCCTCGGCGTAGCCGGCCCGGTCGTGCACCAGGGACACCCCGACGGAGTTGTCGGCGTCGACGGGTTTCACCACGGCGGGCGGGGCCAGTGCGGGCCGCTCACCGGCGCGCAGCACCTCGCCGTCCGGCACGGCGACCCCGGCGTCGGCGACGACCGCCCTGGTACGTGCCTTGTCCGCGCCGAGCGCCATGACGTCGGGCGGGTTGCCCACGTAGGGGATCTGCAGCAGGTCGAACAGCGCCCGGTAGTGCGTCATGCCCGGCCGGCAGAACATCTGCGGCACCATCAGGTCGATACCGAGACCGGTGACGGTCCGGATCGCCTGCCCGGCCGTGAGCGCCGGAGCGGCCCCGATCGCCTCGGGTGTCAGCCGGGACGGGAACCGCCAGCGCCCGTCCGGGGTCACGTACGCGACGTGGAACGTGAACCGGGCGGGATCGGCGGTCGCCTCCAGGCAGTCGGCGGCGTAGAGCCGGGACAGGTCGCAGAAGAACTCGTCGACCGGTGACCCGGCGAGGTGCAGCACGCGCAGCATCAGTCACCGTCCGGCTCGACGAGCTTGCCGATGTTCACGTCGATCCGGACCCAGTCGCGGCCGTGCACCAGCGCCCCCAGCAGCAGTCCGGCGATCTGCAGGTACGGGACGAGCAGGAACGGCAGCGGATCGGCCGGTTCGAGCAACGCCTCCTTGCCGCGCAGCACGATCCGCACCCGCTCCGGTAGCGACGCCGGGTCGCGCAGCAGCTCGGACAGCTCGTGGTGCAGCCAGTAGGTGGGGCGGCTGCGCGGCGTGGGCAGCACCGTCGCGACGTCGGACTCCAGGTAGGCCCGGGCCACCCCGGGGTGGTCGTAGAACATCGTGACGGCGGAGTGGGTCCGCGGGTTGCACTCGATGGCGAACACCCGGCCGCGGTCGTCCTCGATGAAGTCGAACGACAGTTGGCCGGTCACCCCCAGCGCACCGGCGAAGCGGCGGACCCAGTCCTCGATCGCCGGATGCTCGACCATCTCGTAGTTCAGCTGGAAACCCGAGGACGGGCAGCAGCAGTGCAGCTGCACCCGGCCGTCGCGCACCGTGGAGTGGGTGCAGTACTCGGTGCCCTCGACGAACTCCTGCAGGATCCACGGATTGTCCGGGGAGATCGGCAGGCCGGCCACGAAGGCGGCGGTCTCGGCCCGGGTGGGGCGGGGGAGCCGGGTCAGGTCCATCCGGCGGACCGGGTCGTAGGCGATGCTCTTGAGGATGTAGGACCGGCCCGGTGCCGCCGCGAAGTCGAAGTCGAGCACCTGCTGCGGGTCGCTGATCCGGTGCGCGTCGGGCACCGGCAGGCCCAGTTCCGCGGCCCGGCCGGTGAACCGGTGCTTGTCGTCGAGCATCGCCACGGTGTCGGCGTCCGGGTGCACGACCTCGCAGAACGGCTCCAGCGTCGACCCGGCCAGCGCGTCGTACCGGCTGGCCAGCGGGCTGGAGACCGGGACGTAGACGTCGACGCCCTCGGCGACGGCGATCTCGGCGAGCCGCTGTGCGTACCGCGGGTCGTCCGGCGCGGGGACCACGTGGAAGGCGTCGACGGCGCGGGAGAAGCGATGGCCGGAGAACCGGTAGCGGTGCTGCTCGACCAGCACCACGCGGTGTCCGGCCCGGTGGAACGACCTGGCCAGCGCCAGTGCCTTGGTCATCTTCCCGCCGCTGACCAGCACGGTCAGTGCCCGGCCGGCCGCCGGAGCCGAGGGCGGCCGCAGCGCACCGAGCACGGCGGCCCCGGCGGTCAGCGCCGCGCTCGCCGGCAGCGCCGCGGCGAGCACGGCCAGTGCGGCAGCGGACCGGGCCCTGGCCCGCCACCGCCCCGCGGGGCCCGGCCGGTGCGGCGCCGGTCCCGACGGCGCGACGGCCGGTGGCCGTACCGGATCGGCGTCGGTCATGTGCTGGGTCTCCGATCGGGCGGTGCTGCGGGGCCGGACGGCGACGGGGCGTCAGCGCCGCGCGACGTCGCCGACGAGCGCGGCGTCGTCGAGGGACTCGACCCGTTCGGTGGCGGCGGCGAAGTCGTGGCCGGTGGTGTTGGCGTTCGGGAAGGCGATGACGCGCAGGCCGGCCGCG harbors:
- a CDS encoding FecCD family ABC transporter permease, producing MTAAPEAAARAAARAGRPRRIRVAGLVGVLVVLLAAGWLSVAVGARVVGTDAVLAALGGSAEGFDQAAVAKRIPRTVLAMAAGAALGVAGAVMQGVTRNPLADPGILGVTMGASLAVVTGLAFFGLASAGSVVWVAICGAAVTAVFVYVVGSMGRGGATPLTLALAGAATTAALASLVTAVALPRGDISANVRSWQVGGVGGGTWEALLRIWPFLAVGLLVCLLAARALNTLALGDELAAGLGERVVAARAVAAAGAVVLCGAVTAVTGPIGFVGLVVPHACRLLVGVDHRWLLPFSAVAGAALLTLADVAGRVVAPPSEVAVGIVTAFLGAPVFIWIVRRQKVREL
- a CDS encoding FecCD family ABC transporter permease, with protein sequence MTVTRSGPAPATVAAVAGARRRRSRHRRVVVGVLTATVIVVFTVGLMVGDRFVPLGDVLAVVAGADLPGTSFTVGRLRLPRGVLAILVGACFGLGGVAFQTMLRNPLASPDIIGISAGASTAAAFAIVVLGLGATAVSVFAIVAGLAVALLIYLLAFRGGVAGTRLILVGIGIAAMLTSLTDYILAGAAQWDLQEALRWLTGSLNGASWGRVLPVLIALGCLGPVLLSRTRDLSATQLGDDTGAALGVRVGRARLVVVVAAVGLVAFGAAATGPIAFVAFLSGPIAARIVGNRGSLMVPAALVGALLVLGADLLGQHALALRYPVGVVTGVLGAPYLLYLIVRSHRAGAAL
- a CDS encoding ABC transporter ATP-binding protein, with protein sequence MTTDHTLAVRDVTLGYGDRTVVSGLDLTVPPGAVTAIVGANACGKSTLLRSMSRLLAPRSGHVLLDGRAVHRMPAKQLARTLGLLPQSPSAPEGITVSDLVGRGRHPHQGILSRWSGTDDLAVAEALEVTGTVELAERPVDELSGGQRQRVWIAMALAQRTDLLLLDEPTTFLDVNHQIEVLDLLTDLNRRRGTTVVMVLHDLNLAARYADHLVAIADGGVHAAGTPAAVLTEDVVRAVFGMESRIITDPVSDKPLMLPLGRHHTVARS
- a CDS encoding TauD/TfdA dioxygenase family protein yields the protein MEHTVLEPVGAVVGGFAVPDADAAAVASVRRLLAEHGVVVLPGQHGLGDDDFVAYLRRFGGLAFTAGETPVPGFPDLNVVSNVGRTTPPRSTFHVDTSYLARPPAYTALRAVQVPARGGATQFSNQYRAYDTLPDELRDRLAGRTIRHVVTGLGPQDAGPETEAEHPVFRRHPESGRVALYLSAPARCVAISGLTDGESRRIVAELFAHSTRPGNVLRHAWSPGDVVMWDNACVLHRADHSDVVGDRVLHRGMVAGGVPLAA
- a CDS encoding D-alanine--D-alanine ligase family protein, whose translation is MLRVLHLAGSPVDEFFCDLSRLYAADCLEATADPARFTFHVAYVTPDGRWRFPSRLTPEAIGAAPALTAGQAIRTVTGLGIDLMVPQMFCRPGMTHYRALFDLLQIPYVGNPPDVMALGADKARTRAVVADAGVAVPDGEVLRAGERPALAPPAVVKPVDADNSVGVSLVHDRAGYAEALAQAHRHGERALVETFVPLGREVRCAFVDTGDGPVCLPLEEYRMDAADKPIRLAADKLARDDRGDLGLVAKDSRSWIVDLGDPVTAPVHEAALRAYRALGCRHYGLFDFRVDPGNRPWFVEAGLYCSFARTSVVVTMAEAAGIPVDELFTSLATRALDG
- a CDS encoding ATP-grasp enzyme, with the translated sequence MTDADPVRPPAVAPSGPAPHRPGPAGRWRARARSAAALAVLAAALPASAALTAGAAVLGALRPPSAPAAGRALTVLVSGGKMTKALALARSFHRAGHRVVLVEQHRYRFSGHRFSRAVDAFHVVPAPDDPRYAQRLAEIAVAEGVDVYVPVSSPLASRYDALAGSTLEPFCEVVHPDADTVAMLDDKHRFTGRAAELGLPVPDAHRISDPQQVLDFDFAAAPGRSYILKSIAYDPVRRMDLTRLPRPTRAETAAFVAGLPISPDNPWILQEFVEGTEYCTHSTVRDGRVQLHCCCPSSGFQLNYEMVEHPAIEDWVRRFAGALGVTGQLSFDFIEDDRGRVFAIECNPRTHSAVTMFYDHPGVARAYLESDVATVLPTPRSRPTYWLHHELSELLRDPASLPERVRIVLRGKEALLEPADPLPFLLVPYLQIAGLLLGALVHGRDWVRIDVNIGKLVEPDGD